GCTGTGGACGGCCCTCATGAGCCTGGTGGACATCGTCACGGCGTCCGTCGGGCCGCGGGGCGTCGCCGGTGTCGGGGTCGGCTGCGGCGGGCCGATGGACTGGCCGACCGGGGTGGTCTCGCCGCTGAACATCCCGGCCTGGCGGGGCTTCCCGCTGGGCCCGCGGCTGGCCGAGCGGTTCTCGACGGTGCCCGTGCGGGTGCACAACGACGCGGTGTGCGTCGCCGTGGGGGAGCACGCGCGTGGCGCCGGCAGGGGCCAGGCGCATCTGCTCGGCATGGTGGTGTCGACCGGGGTCGGCGGCGGCCTGGTGCTGGGCAACCGGGTGGTGGACGGCGCGCACGGCAACGCCGGCCACGTCGGGCACGTGGTGGTCGACCCCAACGGGCCGGACTGCGTGTGCGGCGGCGTCGGCTGCCTCGAGGCGGTGGCCGCCGGCCCGAACCTGGCCCGCTGGGCGGAGGAGCAGGGCTGGCGCCCGACCG
This window of the Actinomycetes bacterium genome carries:
- a CDS encoding ROK family protein, giving the protein MTTDDRPVLALDVGGTKLAAALVDSTGRIREAARTRTPRGPRTDADTLWTALMSLVDIVTASVGPRGVAGVGVGCGGPMDWPTGVVSPLNIPAWRGFPLGPRLAERFSTVPVRVHNDAVCVAVGEHARGAGRGQAHLLGMVVSTGVGGGLVLGNRVVDGAHGNAGHVGHVVVDPNGPDCVCGGVGCLEAVAAGPNLARWAEEQGWRPT